The following are encoded in a window of Castanea sativa cultivar Marrone di Chiusa Pesio chromosome 5, ASM4071231v1 genomic DNA:
- the LOC142636595 gene encoding peroxidase 42: MSSKALFLLAFLSLSAVSLRHALADNEQDPGLVMNFYKDTCPQAEDIIKEQVKLLYKRHKNTAFSWLRNIFHDCAVQSCDASLLLDSTRRTLSEKETDRSFGLRNFRYLDTIKEAVERECPGVVSCADILVLSARDGIVSLGGPHIPLKTGRRDGRKSRADVVEQYLPDHNESISVVLERFSNMGIDTPGLVALLGAHSVGRTHCVKLVHRLYPEVDPALNPDHVEHMLYKCPDAIPDPKAVQYVRNDRGTPMVLDNNYYRNILDNKGLLIVDHQLATDKRTKPYVKKMAKSQAYFFKEFAKAITKLSENNPLTGTKGEIRKQCNVANKHH; this comes from the exons ATGTCTTCCAAAGCTCTCTTCCTCTTAGCTTTCTTGTCCTTATCAGCCGTGTCTCTCAGGCATGCTTTGGCTGATAATGAGCAGGACCCAGGTCTTGTAATGAACTTTTACAAGGATACATGCCCTCAGGCTGAAGACATTATCAAAGAACAAGTCAAGCTTCTCTACAAGCGCCACAAGAACACTGCTTTCTCATGGCTCAGGAACATCTTCCATGACTGTGCTGTTCAG TCATGTGATGCTTCACTATTACTGGACTCCACAAGAAGGACCTTGTCTGAGAAGGAGACAGACAGGAGCTTTGGGCTAAGGAACTTCAGGTACCTTGATACCATCAAAGAAGCTGTAGAGAGGGAGTGCCCTGGAGTAGTTTCATGTGCAGATATCCTTGTGTTGTCTGCTAGAGATGGCATTGTTTCA CTTGGAGGCCCTCATATCCCTCTCAAGACTGGAAGAAGAGATGGTAGGAAGAGCAGAGCAGATGTAGTTGAGCAATACCTCCCAGACCACAATGAGAGCATCTCTGTTGTCCTTGAGAGGTTTTCTAACATGGGTATTGATACCCCTGGTTTGGTTGCTTTGCTAG GAGCTCACAGTGTTGGAAGAACTCACTGTGTAAAGCTAGTCCACCGTTTGTACCCAGAAGTTGACCCTGCACTCAACCCTGACCATGTTGAGCACATGCTCTACAAGTGCCCTGACGCAATCCCAGACCCCAAGGCTGTTCAATATGTGAGAAATGACCGTGGCACACCAATGGTTCTAGACAACAATTATTACAGGAACATATTGGACAACAAGGGCTTGTTGATAGTGGACCACCAGCTAGCAACAGACAAGAGGACAAAGCCTTATGTGAAGAAAATGGCAAAAAGCCAGGCCTACTTCTTCAAGGAGTTTGCTAAAGCCATCACCAAACTCTCTGAGAACAACCCTTTAACTGGTACAAAGGGTGAGATCAGAAAGCAGTGTAATGTTGCTAACAAGCATCATTAA
- the LOC142635666 gene encoding uncharacterized protein LOC142635666: protein MVELQSCASLVSASALCATQQEVKGEGVNVIAEITAELQRERRKNAELMERISILEAQIQLRNKDSLPADGQGSRPNAMERSFKKSKRQKTDTANNGTENGNINKSEMSLQKTHDPQCFPPKDANLEDCLVNWMSMDDTQFLHFEKFKDSDLAADFDDTDNSDDEDDDYRDEDDINGDHKVNELKEYLPEGVGFDRGSHMQHLESCSVDQSEPTFSVVNLEMKENLKEIVLVPDTKTVYDEKELRKLDRKETKKVGEDKAPPRILTFDKEVCHPGPGSLSLHKKPPKTAFCPKEVKRIIESEILFQKNAQSHTIRKIIVFASLGIRHGCEDMYELNFNHFSILRKGEPFISPKDPGGHVLYENPGVRRKVFYPNRQNPTLCPVQILEEEMAMRPSDTSCPSCLFLCIKYGGRTRNLPQNEYVRQRMGRNKLKSFGPLMCRMAMLVHIRSGSFFFKALGITLLFMAGFPDDLVQRETKYQNLDLLQKYYRMDEDAEGEELFLPYLVTSDTLANPGSQQLTGKTISTKSRGRKQTSSNAKPNNLVRPSVQQSTPSSSATPAHFGLMGYTSIHNHAMAAFQSMPSQTLPDAPPISNPAVPGTATNVSYHNQTPFHVFSQQPANAFLPMMYWPPPNTFPPGPFPSTYGFQSFPSTANYISIHQQPYYSHTSCNPFIPKMVGGTQNNSKTLEEADSDSDRSSSSTDPKEHYKGAKNEPST from the exons ATGGTAGAGCTTCAATCCTGTGCTAGCTTGGTCAGTGCTTCTGCATTGTGTGCTACACAGCAAGAAGTGAAAGGGGAAGGTGTCAATGTTATAGCTGAGATTACTGCTGAGTtacaaagagaaagaaggaagaatgCTGAGCTTATGGAGAGAATATCAATTCTTGAAGCTCAAATACAGCTAAGAAACAAGGATTCTCTTCCTGCAGATGGGCAA GGCAGTCGTCCAAATGCAATGGAGAGAAGCTTCAAGAAATCAAAACGACAGAAAACAGATACAGCTAATAATGGAACTGAGAATGGAAATATTAACAAAAGTGAAATGTCATTGCAGAAGACACATGACCCTCAGTGTTTTCCTCCCAAAGACGCAAATCTGGAAGACTGTTTGGTCAATTGGATGAGCATGGATGATACCCAGTTTttgcattttgaaaaatttaaagaCAGTGATTTGGCTGCAGATTTTGATGATACAGATAACagtgatgatgaagatgatgattaTCGTGATGAGGATGATATTAATGGTGACCATAAAGTTAATGAACTGAAAGAGTATCTTCCTGAAGGTGTTGGCTTTGATCGGGGATCACATATGCAACACTTGGAAAGTTGCTCTGTTGATCAGAGTGAGCCAACATTTTCAGTTGTAAACttggaaatgaaagaaaatttaaaggaaattgtTTTGGTACCTGATACAAAAACAGTTTATGATGAAAAAGAACTCAGAAAACTTGAcagaaaagaaaccaaaaaagtTGGAGAAGATAAAGCACCGCCCAGGATCCTTACTTTTGATAAAGAGGTTTGCCATCCAGGACCTGGAAGCCTATCATTGCATAAAAAACCTCCAAAGACGGCTTTCTGTCCAAAAGAAGTGAAGAGAATAATTGAGTCTGAGATCCTGTTTCAGAAAAATGCTCAATCTCATACTATAAGGAAAATTATAGTCTTTGCATCTCTTGGTATAAGGCATGGATGTGAAGATATGTATGAGTTAAACTTCAATCATTTTAGCATTTTAAGGAAGGGAGAACCATTCATATCTCCGAAGGACCCTGGG GGGCATGTTTTATATGAGAATCCCGGTGTCCGAAGGAAGGTCTTTTATCCCAATCGGCAGAACCCAACATTATGTCCTGTTCAAATACTTGAGGAGGAAATGGCTATGCGACCCTCTGATACTAGCTGCCCATCATGCTTGTTTCTGTGTATCAAGTATGGTGGAAGAACAAGAAATCTTCCTCAAAATGA ATATGTCAGGCAGCGCATGGGAAGAAACAAACTGAAGTCTTTTGGGCCACTGATGTGTCGTATGGCAATGCTAGTTCATATTCGCAGTGGAAGCTTCTTCTTCAAGGCCTTGGGAATCACGCTTCTGTTCATGGCTGGTTTTCCTGATGACCTGGTTCAAAGAGAAACTAAATACCAGAACTTGGACTTGCTTCAAAAATATTACAG GATGGATGAAGATGCTGAAGGGGAGGAGTTGTTTCTTCCATATCTGGTGACAAGCGATACT CTGGCTAACCCTGGTTCTCAGCAGTTAACTGGGAAGACTATTTCAACAAAATCAAGGGGAAGGAAACAAACAAGCTCAAATGCTAAGCCTAACAATTTGGTAAGACCCTCAGTCCAACAGTCTACACCTTCAAGCTCTGCAACTCCTGCTCATTTTGGGTTAATGGGCTACACTTCCATCCACAATCATGCAATGGCAGCATTCCAGTCCATGCCATCTCAGACTTTACCAGATGCCCCACCAATTTCAAATCCAGCGGTTCCCGGTACTGCGACTAATGTCTCCTACCATAATCAAACACCATTCCATGTATTCTCACAACAGCCTGCAAATGCTTTCCTACCAATGATGTATTGGCCTCCACCAAATACATTTCCTCCAGGACCTTTCCCTTCAACATACGGTTTCCAATCTTTTCCATCTACTGCAAATTACATCTCCATCCATCAACAGCCTTATTACAGCCACACCTCTTGCAATCCTTTCATACCGAAAATGGTAGGAGGCACACAGAACAATAGTAAGACCTTAGAGGAAGCTGATAGTGACTCTGACCGTAGTTCAAGCAGTACAGATCCCAAAGAACATTATAAAGGTGCAAAAAATGAACCATCTACATAG